The Megalops cyprinoides isolate fMegCyp1 chromosome 22, fMegCyp1.pri, whole genome shotgun sequence genome contains a region encoding:
- the LOC118769650 gene encoding ecto-ADP-ribosyltransferase 5-like has translation MSMSPSAVDDRFSGCRAEMWEKVMGKGGLLEQELKSNSSFQMVWSAASCSETIPGGRLEHARAIEVYSHVDSGFRKEFNSAVKSQGGNSSVYSSSFPYKSLHFLLTEALQLLKPNQSRTTYRGSRHQYKAEVGTEVRFGGFTSTREERSQTVKDATLRTLFVITSRAAVSVEKQPCTTKDIEFLIPPFEVFKVEGVKIKDGYTEITLNHTRFHSYHDCYLFPRSLTLNSSDSVHSHSLVLLVAFLCLCLPVLGQIL, from the exons ATGAGCATGTCTCCCAGTGCAGTGGATGATCGGTTCTCAGGGTGTCGGGCAGAGATGTGGGAGAAGGtcatggggaagggggggctgctggagcaggagctgaaGAGCAACAGCTCGTTTCAGATGGTGTGGAGCGCAGCAAGTTGCAGCGAAACCATCCCAGGTGGCAGGCTGGAGCATGCTCGGGCAATAGAGGTGTACAGCCACGTGGATAGCGGATTCCGCAAAGAATTCAATTCAGCGGTCAAGTCCCAAGGTGGGAACAGCAGCGTCTACAGCAGCAGCTTCCCCTACAAGTCCCTCCACTTCCTGCTGACGGAGgcgctgcagctgctgaagccGAATCAGAGTCGCACCACGTACCGTGGCTCACGGCACCAATACAAAGCGGAAGTGGGAACCGAGGTGCGATTTGGTGGTTTCACCTCCACCAGAGAAGAACGAAGCCAAACTGTGAAAGATGCAACCTTAAGAACCCTGTTCGTCATCACCAGCCGAGCTGCAGTTAGTGTGGAGAAACAACCCTGCACCACCAAGGACATCGAGTTCCTGATCCCCCCTTTCGAGGTGTTTAAAGTGGAGGGTGTGAAGATCAAAGACGGTTACACAGAGATCACTCTGAACCACACACGCTTTCACAGCTACCACGACTGTTACCTCTTCCCCAG gTCTCTTACTCTAAATTCCAGTGATTCTGTTCACTCCCATAGCCTGGTGTTACTGGTGgcctttctgtgtctctgtctccctgtcctgggacaaatactgtga
- the LOC118769646 gene encoding ecto-ADP-ribosyltransferase 5-like — protein sequence MMGGQRERLFTLLLIAAVSHIVTSEEMQMSMSPSAVDDQFSGCRAEMREKVMGKGGLLEQELQSNSSFQEEWSAASCSKPIPGGRLEHALAMEVYSRASSRFRKHFNTAVESQGGSSSVYSSSFPFKSLHFLLTEALQLLKPNQSVTTYRGSQHQYKAEVGTEVRFGRFTSTREERSHAEEDADSGTLFVITSQAAVSLEKQPCTTKDIEFLIPPFEVFKVESVEIKEDYTEITLNHTRFHSYHDCYLFPRGGGSDSSSDSVSSSMLLLLVAVLCLGPYFLY from the exons ATGATGggaggccagagagagagactcttcacactgctgctcattgcAGCTGTCTCACACATT GTGACTTCAGAGGAGATGCAGATGAGCATGTCTCCCAGTGCAGTGGATGATCAGTTCTCAGGGTGTCGGGCAGAGATGCGGGAGAAGGtcatggggaagggggggctgctggagcaggagctgcagagcaACAGCTCGTTTCAGGAAGAGTGGAGCGCAGCAAGTTGCAGCAAACCCATCCCAGGTGGCAGGCTGGAGCACGCTCTGGCCATGGAGGTGTACAGTCGTGCAAGCAGTAGATTCCGCAAACACTTCAATACAGCGGTCGAGTCCCAAGGTGGGAGCAGCAGCGTCTACAGCAGCAGCTTCCCCTTCAAGTCCCTCCACTTCCTGCTGACGGAGgcgctgcagctgctgaagccGAATCAGAGTGTCACCACGTACCGCGGTTCACAGCACCAATACAAAGCGGAGGTGGGAACCGAGGTGCGATTTGGGCGGTTCACCTCCACCAGAGAAGAACGAAGCCATGCTGAAGAAGATGCAGATTCTGGGACCCTGTTCGTCATCACCAGCCAAGCTGCAGTGAGTCTGGAGAAACAACCCTGCACCACCAAGGACATCGAGTTCCTGATCCCCCCTTTCGAGGTGTTTAAAGTGGAGAGTGTGGAGATCAAAGAGGATTACACAGAGATCACTCTGAACCACACACGCTTTCACAGCTACCACGACTGTTACCTCTTCCCCAG GGGTGGTGGTTCCGACTCCTCCAGTGACTCTGTGAGCTCCAGtatgctgctgttgttggttgctgttctgtgtctcgGTCCCTATTTTCTCTATTAG